In Cyanobacteria bacterium GSL.Bin1, the following proteins share a genomic window:
- a CDS encoding acyltransferase family protein yields MKNQRRLLGIDLCRGLAAFAVILVHSGDRSWGIPISDSAIQLRHSFYFAVPFFLATSLYFTTQKNLSNFTLSFWQKRLKRIIVPYLLWSVFYLISKSIVFWFSNDNSQISKLFSDPLSIIFFGGASYHLYFLPLLLSGTLWLYLARDIKKVSILSIISWLIFSILIYKILFLTDNTFEMDSYIAFSDIIHLIPSGNWFYPICRIILVYLAWSLRCLPYFLGAILINRLLENHQNKWLYSKQIIFLLALIFSFMNTIGKKITIIPLIINNLVIAYCLLLLGLFCSKYIKNNILIRNVGLCSFGIYLIHPFVKSAVEIILIQFLPQLTNSVSIASMLVYSISTFLISWIFIFILSKHKLFSKLI; encoded by the coding sequence ATGAAAAATCAAAGAAGACTGCTTGGGATCGATCTTTGTCGGGGTTTAGCAGCATTTGCAGTAATTTTAGTTCATTCTGGAGATCGTTCTTGGGGGATTCCTATAAGTGATTCGGCAATTCAATTGCGGCATTCATTCTATTTTGCGGTCCCCTTCTTTTTGGCAACATCGCTCTATTTTACTACTCAGAAAAATCTTTCAAATTTTACTTTGTCTTTTTGGCAAAAAAGACTTAAGCGAATAATAGTTCCCTATTTACTATGGAGTGTTTTTTATTTGATATCTAAATCAATAGTATTTTGGTTTAGCAACGATAACTCCCAAATCTCAAAATTATTTTCAGATCCCTTATCAATTATTTTTTTTGGTGGTGCTTCTTATCACTTATATTTTTTACCTCTTTTGCTTTCGGGTACTTTATGGCTATACTTAGCTAGAGATATCAAGAAAGTTTCAATACTTTCAATAATTTCATGGTTAATATTTAGTATCCTTATTTATAAAATATTATTCCTTACTGATAATACTTTCGAGATGGATTCTTATATCGCTTTCTCCGATATTATACATTTAATTCCCTCCGGAAACTGGTTTTATCCAATCTGCAGAATAATTTTAGTTTACTTGGCTTGGAGCTTAAGATGTTTGCCCTACTTTCTAGGAGCAATATTAATCAATCGATTGCTTGAAAATCATCAAAATAAGTGGCTCTATTCAAAACAAATAATATTTTTATTGGCGCTTATTTTTTCTTTTATGAATACTATCGGAAAAAAAATTACAATTATTCCATTAATCATTAATAATTTAGTAATCGCCTATTGTCTCTTGCTTTTAGGTTTATTTTGTTCTAAGTATATTAAAAATAACATCCTAATTCGTAACGTAGGATTATGTTCTTTCGGGATCTATTTGATTCATCCATTTGTAAAAAGTGCTGTGGAAATTATTTTGATTCAATTCTTACCTCAACTGACAAATAGCGTTTCTATTGCTTCTATGCTTGTATATTCTATCTCAACTTTTTTAATAAGCTGGATTTTTATTTTTATTTTAAGTAAACATAAATTGTTTTCAAAATTAATATAG
- a CDS encoding ATP-binding cassette domain-containing protein, which yields MASLRDIVKYYRSFWGISLLSIGAASAFEILDLVVPYAIGQILNVLANQPLDGGIQGLTNATAQLFNLSATPTLSLALLLGMIFMVTVARSPLQPWLSEWFQWAIPLRARQQNARNIFAKILSLPLEFYDENNPGRIARRVTRGLANHTWTYPDIAGQLIPKLARVAGIFVAIALIEWRIAIVFAISFLGILLYSIRDLQKIVKREAVLENYMENTDSRTSEIITNIKTVKAFATEGQEMERQRQRLQRELQVVLYRIHRSYVRLSTKQRTVVQSSLFGVLVLTLIPTLQGNISLGHFVTTYTVASMAYAELTPISNLAEMFARRYVSMLRFHEFAQIPSSPEAARLDLELPADNPYQFTGKVAFNHVSFGYDPQRPVLQDIHFQIEPYQTVALVGRSGSGKSTLAKLLFRYFEPNEGSITIDGIDLRDLDVARYRRRLAIVHQEVDIFNGTLLDNLTYGNPQASFSEVEAACKTARVDEFLPELPHGYFTVVGERGVRLSGGQRQRLGIARALVVDPDVLVFDEATSSLDYESERSIQMAMRSLLGTRTLIIIAHRLSTVREADQIVVLDQGKIAELGTHEELLSGGGLYRRLNELQADGELIVEH from the coding sequence ATGGCTTCCTTACGGGATATCGTTAAATACTATCGTTCGTTTTGGGGGATATCCCTACTCAGCATTGGTGCCGCCAGCGCCTTTGAAATCCTCGATTTGGTCGTTCCTTACGCGATCGGGCAAATTCTGAACGTTCTCGCCAATCAGCCTTTAGATGGGGGCATTCAAGGCTTAACCAACGCAACGGCGCAATTGTTTAACCTGAGTGCAACGCCGACTTTATCCTTAGCGCTTTTGCTAGGGATGATTTTTATGGTAACCGTAGCGCGATCGCCGCTGCAACCTTGGCTATCAGAGTGGTTTCAATGGGCGATTCCACTCCGGGCACGGCAACAAAATGCGCGAAATATCTTTGCCAAAATTCTCTCTCTCCCCCTAGAATTTTACGATGAAAACAATCCGGGTCGCATTGCGCGACGGGTGACGCGAGGCTTAGCAAATCATACCTGGACCTATCCGGATATTGCCGGACAATTGATTCCCAAGTTGGCGCGAGTGGCAGGGATTTTTGTCGCCATTGCGTTAATTGAATGGCGGATCGCGATCGTGTTTGCCATCTCTTTTCTCGGAATTCTCCTTTACAGCATCCGTGATTTACAAAAAATTGTGAAACGGGAAGCAGTACTAGAAAACTATATGGAGAATACCGACAGTCGGACTTCGGAAATTATTACCAATATCAAAACCGTCAAAGCCTTTGCCACCGAAGGACAGGAAATGGAACGGCAACGGCAACGTCTCCAGCGCGAATTACAAGTGGTCCTCTATCGCATTCATCGCAGCTATGTCCGTCTCAGTACCAAACAGCGCACGGTGGTGCAAAGTAGCTTATTTGGGGTTTTAGTGCTCACCTTAATTCCCACGTTGCAAGGGAATATTTCTCTCGGACACTTTGTCACCACCTACACGGTCGCCAGTATGGCGTATGCGGAATTAACCCCAATTAGCAACTTAGCAGAGATGTTTGCCCGCCGCTACGTTTCCATGCTACGCTTCCACGAGTTCGCACAAATCCCATCCAGTCCCGAAGCAGCGAGACTTGACTTAGAATTACCGGCAGACAACCCATACCAATTTACTGGTAAAGTGGCGTTTAATCATGTCAGCTTTGGCTATGATCCCCAACGCCCAGTGCTACAAGATATTCACTTCCAAATCGAACCCTATCAAACGGTTGCTTTAGTAGGACGATCTGGATCAGGAAAAAGTACCCTCGCCAAGCTGCTATTCCGTTACTTTGAACCCAACGAGGGGTCAATTACCATTGATGGCATTGACTTGCGAGACCTAGATGTGGCACGATATCGCAGACGACTCGCGATCGTGCATCAAGAGGTGGATATCTTTAATGGCACCTTGCTCGATAATTTAACCTATGGAAATCCCCAAGCCAGTTTTTCCGAGGTAGAAGCTGCCTGTAAAACCGCCCGTGTCGATGAATTTTTACCGGAGTTACCCCATGGTTACTTTACGGTGGTGGGGGAACGAGGGGTTCGTCTCTCGGGCGGACAGCGCCAGCGCTTAGGCATTGCCCGAGCGTTAGTGGTTGATCCGGATGTGTTGGTGTTTGACGAAGCCACCTCCAGCTTGGATTATGAATCGGAACGATCCATTCAAATGGCGATGCGATCGCTGCTGGGAACGCGCACTTTAATCATTATTGCTCACCGCTTGAGTACCGTCCGCGAAGCCGATCAAATCGTGGTTTTAGACCAAGGCAAAATTGCTGAATTGGGTACCCATGAAGAACTCCTCTCTGGAGGCGGTTTATACCGTCGTCTCAATGAGTTACAAGCTGATGGCGAATTAATTGTTGAACATTAA